A stretch of Fusarium poae strain DAOMC 252244 chromosome 2, whole genome shotgun sequence DNA encodes these proteins:
- a CDS encoding hypothetical protein (SECRETED:SignalP(1-18)), whose amino-acid sequence MKFSTYIAPLISIPLVFASPNPNNDHYYPPPPKTKTVTATVTHAVTKPIYKPPVTKTETVTKYETETVAKFTWKPPITKTETVTKWKPPVTNYVTKTQTDTITKWKPPVTKTQTETETDTVTKYKWKSAITKYKTETATKTVTKQPYPTYYKP is encoded by the coding sequence ATGAAGTTTTCAACCTACATCGCTCCTCTCATCTCAATTCCTCTGGTCTTCGCCAGCCCCAACCCCAACAACGACCACTACTACCCACCTCcccccaagaccaagaccgtgACCGCAACAGTCACCCACGCCGTCACCAAGCCCATCTACAAGCCTCCCGTCACAAAGACCGAGACCGTCACCAAGTACGAGACCGAGACCGTGGCAAAGTTTACGTGGAAGCCCCCCATCACCAAGACCGAGACCGTGACAAAGTGGAAGCCCCCCGTCACCAACTATGTCACCAAGACTCAGAccgacaccatcaccaagtGGAAGCCTCCTGTCACCAAGACTCAGACGGAAACCGAAACCGACACGGTCACCAAGTACAAGTGGAAGTCTGCCATCACCAAGTACAAGACCGAGACTGCTACCAAGACTGTCACCAAGCAGCCTTATCCTACCTACTACAAGCCCTAA
- a CDS encoding hypothetical protein (SECRETED:SignalP(1-16)) produces the protein MKFLPVLAIFFASVLATPPGYGGGGGSRSNFDACPGALYSQTQCCSAGVGDIVDVDCSNPTITPTSINNFKANCASIGKRARCCTIPILGLGVLCQSPDSA, from the exons ATGAAGTTCCTCCCAGTTCTCGCTATCTTCTTCGCCAGCGTCCTCGCTACTCCTCCTGGTTAtggtggtggcggcggcAGCAGAAGCAATTTTGATGCCTGCCCTGGAGCTCTCTATAGCCAGACTCAGTGCTGTagtgctggtgttggtgatattgttgatgttgactgtTCCAACC CTACTATTACTCCTACAAGCATCAATAACTTCAAGGCCAATTGTGCCAGTATTGGCAAGCGTGCCCGTTGCTGTACTATCCCTATT CTTGGACTGGGTGTTCTCTGCCAGAGCCCTGATAGCGCTTAA
- a CDS encoding hypothetical protein (TransMembrane:1 (o520-539i)) encodes MTDSQDFDQCIIDWLFTIQDSLPTDPSPPPDPSSKKDALEDISYKHPAKRLLSPPMTVDDGSPSKRPRPDPDATPRRTLPLRRGDSISLSSSGVSDANSESMPKRARTARSGNSSPTKRGISAMRMDGLITHPSFDGSEPLPDALDDIVQDIKRDSGGFDIMTAADKIEFEKRASAGGNHVHLFQKALKPDPVDKSGVREALGRLPPVDALVEIWQKAERCQDNSHSEAGWNCAVHYPLMELALKYANVTTHATADVTANQEILIDVINATTAQISPMYAPNTLAMQHKKRVDFCFMVEPIEKTKAATYLSDKSLLSPNDSVNHTDFVPLRACPISVSIETKLTGEEWQSAMAQQTVWLSAHWNCLDQLTGDSKVARDELCFLPAIIVQGHDWTFLAATRGEMIKGRKDRQTIIWNKIGFGSTTGLKGICQIIKVLQRLALWSQRTYWPWFRNPVTLQSKTEDLLGHHLLIETFTTERRLVETGERRHAKRHPSQPSIVDFNNISTLVFKRRFDEFKELLIRWIVYCHIAFFQIENLYFRELSFQMRD; translated from the exons ATGACAGACTCTCAGGACTTTGATCAGTGCATCATCGATTGGCTTTTCACAATTCAGGACTCCTTGCCTACTGATCCATCTCCACCTCCAGACCCCAGCTCGAAGAAAGACGCCCTCGAGGACATCTCATATAAGCATCCTGCGAAGCGCCTCTTGTCGCCTCCAATGACAGTCGACGATGGCTCACCTTCTAAACGGCCCCGGCCAGACCCCGATGCAACTCCACGTAGGACGTTACCGTTAAGGCGAGGTGACTCAATATCATTGTCGTCGTCCGGAGTCAGCGACGCAAACTCCGAATCAATGCCTAAACGGGCCCGAACTGCTAGAAGCGGCAACAGCAGCCCAACAAAGAGGGGAATTTCTGCTATGCGTATGGACGGGCTCATCACTCATCCGTCGTTCGATGGCTCAGAGCCACTTCCCGATGCCCTTGATGACATAGTGCAAGACATAAAGCGTGATAGCGGTGGCTTCGATATCATGACTGCTGCAGATAAG ATCGAGTTTGAAAAAAGAGCGAGTGCAGGCGGGAATCACGTACATTTATTTCAGAAAGCTCTCAAGCCAGATCCGGTGGATAAGTCAGGGGTTAGAGAGGCCTTGGGCAGACTCCCACCTGTGGACGCTCTCGTCGAGATATGGCAAAAGGCCGAGAGGTGCCAAGACAATAGCCATTCTGAAGCAGGTTGGAATTGCGCCGTGCATTATCCTTTGATGGAGTTGGCGCTCAAGTACGCCAATGTCACTACACATGCGACTGCGGACGTTACTGCAAACCAAGAGATCTTGATTGACGTTATTAATGC CACGACTGCACAGATCTCCCCTATGTATGCTCCAAACACATTAGCCATGCAGCACAAGAAGAGAGTCGACTTTTGTTTCATGGTCGAGCCAATCGAGAAAACCAAAGCAGCAACTTACCTCTCCGACAAATCACTACTCTCACCAAACGATTCCGTCAACCACACAGACTTTGTTCCACTTCGTGCCTGCCCTATCAGCGTGAGCATCGAGACAAAACTCACCGGTGAAGAGTGGCAATCCGCCATGGCACAACAGACTGTATGGCTCTCGGCTCACTGGAACTGCCTCGACCAACTCACAGGCGACTCTAAGGTCGCGCGTGACGAGCTGTGCTTCTTACCGGCGATTATCGTGCAGGGGCATGACTGGACATTCCTGGCCGCAACAAGGGGCGAAATGATCAAGGGGAGGAAGGATAGGCAGACTATAATCTGGAATAAGATAGGCTTCGGGTCGACTACTGGACTGAAGGGGATATGTCAGATCATCAAAGTTCTGCAGAGGCTAGCGCTGTGGTCACAAAGGACGTATTGGCCTTGGTTTAGGAA CCCAGTGACCCTCCAATCTAAGACTGAGGATCTTCTCGGTCACCATCTGCTCATTGAGACGTTCACAACAGAGAGAAGGCTGGTGGAGACTGGTGAGCGCAGACATGCGAAGCGTCACCCATCGCAGCCATCAATCGTCGACTTCAACAACATATCCACCCTTGTATTCAAACGCCGATTTGACGAGTTCAAGGAACTTCTTATTCGATGGATCGTCTATTGCCACATCGCCTTCTTTCAAATCGAGAACCTCTACTTTCGCGAACTCTCCTTCCAAATGCGAGACTAG